The region AGCCCCCGCCGGCCTCTGACCTGCACTGGAAGCGGGGATCACCGGGGTGGGTCTGCAGCACCTGCCGCACTTCTTGGGGAGGCTTCAAGCCCATCTGCTCTGCCCGATGCCAGCGCTGCAGCCGTGTGATCCCTGCGGGGGTGGAAAGAAGACAGTGGGGCCTCGTGGGGGGCAGGGAAGCGTCCAGGCTAGAGAGTGTGGGTGGAGGGGTGTGTCAGGACCTCCACACCCCTGGTCTCCAGAGACAGTGCTGAGAGGgtcaggcaggggctggggctgtTGGGCGCCGAGTGGGTGGCAGGACTGGCTCCGGGATGTGCTCTCGGGGCCTGAGGGGGCTCTCACCTGTGCAGGGCCCATACTGCCAGGCCAGGTCAAACTGCCTCAGCAGCTCCATCTCCGCTTCATCCACGCTCAGGGGCTGGGGCTCTTCCCCTGCAATGACATGCTGTTCCTCAGGCCTGCCCAAGCCTGTGCCCTGCCGGGCTGGTCCCCTGTCCCTCGCCTCACAGCTGACCCACTGTTCCCCAGCCCTCACCGCCCCTTTGCCTCTGCTGTCCACTGCCAGGTCTGGTGTAGGAAGTAGAGGACATACTTCACTTCCCCTACCATTGCCCACGTCCTCTCTTGTCCCTCACATCCACTCCTCCCGCCCTTCCACACCTCAGAGACCTAGCTCTGGTGCCAGCTCCCCCTTGCTGTGCCCAGCGGAGCCCTCCCTCCTCTTCACTACAGGGTAGGAGTCAGTGATGAGCCGTTTCCGGCCCATGGCGGCCACCCAGGCAGGCGGAGAAGGAGGCGACTGCCGGGAAGGAGAGACAGGCCAGCGGGCACGAGAGAGAcagctgcagagagagagagagtgagagagggctGGGGCCAGAGAGCGAGCCTGGGGCCAGCGATGGGCAGACGGATGACCCAGACAAACAGAAAGGAAGTCCGAGGGTTCCAGGGAATGacgcctctcccccacccccacaagCATGCAAACAGCAAAGACCTAAGCCAATGGGAGGCCTCCTCTGCGGGGCGGGGCTTAGCCCCAGCCAATGGCAGGTGGTGCAGacggagggggcggggcagctgATGCAGCTGCGTtctgggggagaagggggtgaggctggggtgggggacctGTCATGATATCCCCAGACTGCACCACCTCttccggccccccccccccactggtcTGCAGTGGCTCTCGGGGGACTTGCAGAGTGTTATCCTCAGCCTCTCACTTCCCGTTTTCCCTTCCTAGGCAAATGTTCTTTTCAGCCTCACTAATCCCCGTGGCCGGTGTGTAGCTCCCCAGAGCCCAGCCGGAGACTTCCAAGCCCGCCCCTTGGCCCGCCGAGCGTTGTGGGGGCAGGTCTGGAGGTCCGGAGAGAGTTTGGGCTCATCCCGACCCCTTCCCGGCTCCCACGCCCCCCACACCGGCCCCAGGAGACCTGCCCGGAGAAGCCCATGGGTTCTGAAAGCTGCGCCCAGAGACACTGCCCACTCTTGAGTCCAGACGAGTGCTTGCCTCCTTGGCTCTCCTGGGGTCCTACAGCCTGCCCCTGCCCGTCCTCTAGTCAGGAAGATTCCACACCGCGCAGGAGGCCAGACAGAGTGCGCTTGGATCCCCAGTCCTTCATCAGTAAAATCCGCCCCAATGTGAGAGTATGAGCAAAAAATACCAACAATAAACCTAACACATATATGGCACTTACAGTGTGCCgagtactgttctaagcactttcccACATATTCACTCAACTGAAATAGACAGAAATGGTTCTTGAAATAGGAAGTactggagacttccctggcggtccagtggttaggactcggtgcttccactgaagggggcgagggtttgatccctggttccgggaattaagatcccgcaagctgtgcggtACAAGATAAAATGAGGAAGTAGGAAGTACTGATAGTCACAGGCAATGGTGGGGCCCCAGAAAACCATTGTCCCTCCGTGCTCCCCAGGAGCTCACAGGCTAAAGGGCAAGCAGACGGACACACAAATTGTCAGCGCAAGGATAAAATTCCTAACAAACAGGAAAAGGGGGAAGAGAGGGTCAGAAGTGGGCTGGACCTTGAGGCTGGCTTAGCACTGGAAgacctcctggaggaggtgggctgCTGTAAACAGCGTCTCTCAATTCTCCACCCATGACCTTTGTCCCTTGGGCTCCTGTCATCGCTGAGTCACCCCTATACCCGCCTCCTCCTCACCaacttcctggcggcaggcgaaAGCCCTGGCCAGGGGGAGTCTGGGAATCAGTGTGAGGCCCAGCCCAGCTCTGAGCGCCCTCCAGATATCCCATGCAGTTCTTCCTTCCAGGGGTGCAAGGGTCTGCTCAGAGGCTTCTGCCTTCCCCCTCTTGCACTGCTCTGGGGTCTGGGCGCTCTGCCTTAGGAGGACTGTGGGCACACGGGAGGAGAACGCCCTGGAGAGTAGACCACCGAagaggagaagcaggaggagCGGGAGCCGGCCGTGTCTTCAGGGGCCTCCTCCTGCCCGGCTCTCCCCATCCCTTCCTGAAGGAGGGCGGAGTGGAGGAGTGAGAGCTCGTGGGCGCACTGCGCGGAGCTGGAGGGCCCTTCCCTGCCTTATTGTTTGGGCTGGGCCTGGTCTAATCCCCGCTTCTGCCTTCTGGACTAAGTGGGGCCCACGCTGAGGGAGACAGGGGCCCTGCTGCCgtggggagggaagcagggaggcccTCTCCACCAGGCCTGGGAAGGGCTTCCGTGTGGGGTCCAGTCAGGCACAGAGCGCTCCAGGGAGGGATGGTGTCCAGCCTCTGTGGGACTGACCACCCCTCCCCAGAGGGCGTGTCTGGAGGTGTGTGGCACCCAGCTCCTGCGCCCACAAAGCCCTGAGGGAGTAGGGAGCCATGGGTGGGGCAGACCCCTCCTCATTCCTGGTCCCTCCCACCCCTGAAAGCTGATAGCCGTGGGGCCCTGCCACCGCCCAGGGAGCGTGAAATGGGGTATGCCGCTGGGCGGCCACAGCGGCTCCTACTGCCGCCTGAGCTAGTCCCTCTCCTCTCTGGCACCCTGGCTTGCTCTCTGGGCACTGTCCGGGCCATCCCTGCCAGCTGCCCACAGCCCTGCCTGGCCCAGGCCCTGCTAGCCTCTCCCACCCAGCCGGGAAGATGTCTCCCTTGGCCTTCAGCTTGTCCCAGTTCAGGTCATCAGCTCAAGCGCAGGCACCCTAGGACTGGCTTTCTGGCCTGGAGTTGAGGGAACTCTCCGCAGGCAGCATCGCCCCCCTCGCCTGGTCGGACAGCAGTGGGATCAAGCCCCAAGGCTCGAAGGAGTAGGCACCCAGGGGTTTTGGAGCCATCTCTGTCCAGTTGGTGTCCTTCCCTGACGTGGCATCTGGAGTCCTAAGCTGTGCTGGCACAACTAGGCCAGACCTTGGCCTGCCCACCCTCAGGTCTTCTCCCTCTTTACTCCCCCAACCCTGTCTGCCGCTGTTAACCTTCCTTCCCGGAACCCCTATCCCTATTCAGGCAATCTCCGGGCCTGTCCCCAGAACTGCTGTCCTGGGGCTTGCCTGTCAGTTCAGGCGTCCGGCTGGAAGCCCAGGCCAGAGGTCTGACCTGGCGGttaagttctctctctctcaggaaaCTTCCCGAGACCCAGGCGTAGGTTCCTTGTCAGCCCCGATCCCCAGAGGCTGGTGATGAGATGGGCAGGAGTGACCTTTGCACCTTGGCCTGGGAACACTCAAGGCCCTTGCCTCACGGCCAAGGCCAAAGTCTTGGGGAAAcgcaagagaaaaggagagaaaagaactgGAACAGGATCCCAGCACCTTCTTTAGGGCTGAGGCCCACCACTGACTGCTCCAAGGGGAAGGGGGATTAGACCTGGCTTAGCTCAGACAATGTGGCAGGATGGGGGGGCCTCAGCACTGCGCACGCGCCCTAAGAGTcacttcccttcccccagctcaCAATGGGGCCCGTGGGGAGAGCCAGCTAGAGCTAGGAAGGTGGgggcaggtggagggagggaagcagcTGCCTGGGGCCCAGCAGGCTGCGGGGCGTAGCccgctctccttccctctccctgcatcCCCCCTTCCTCAGGCCCTGCCACCCACCCTGAGCTGGAGATTCTGGGCACCAGACTCACACCCTTGGcccccacacactcacacaccctggGCCCCATTCTCCACCCTGTGGGCCAAAATTCTTTCAGGCAGCTCCTCCTGGTCCCTCCTGACCCTCCCAGACACCCTCCTTCCTCCTGTTCCAGGTTCTCTGGCCTCGTGGGCTTAAGGGGCGGGAGCCTGGTGGAAGGCAAAAGTTCCCCTAGGTCTGGGGTTTTTGCCGTTGGATGTCTCTTCTGCTCTGTCCCAAACACCCCACCCAAACCTCCTCCCATCACCTCCCCTTTCACCTTGGCCTTCCTGGCTCTAGGGAAATCCTGGGGAGATTTGAAAAGGGGCCCTTCTGGCCATTCCTTACCTTGGCCACCAGGTGTCAGACTTTGTCCAGCTGGGAGGAAGGTCCTACTCGGTTTCCACCCCATCAGGCTAGCCTTGGCGATCGGGACAAATTGGAGAGGGGCCTAGAGGTGACCTCTGAACTAGGAAGGCTGAGGGATGCTGAAGGTTGGGGAAAGGGCCAGAGCTCTGGTTCTAAAGCTCACAGTTACTCCCTCAATGCCCCTACCCCCAGCCTACTGACAACGGCTTTGTCCGCTGctgggaaattggggaaccaggCTGAGTCAGGGAGCTCAAGAATTGAAGGAACAAAGGCAGGGACAGTTGTGGTTCCAGAGAATAAGGGGGAGCTAAGAGGGAGCCACCCATCAGAGCGCTCAGCCAGGCCTGGATCACTAGCCCTTGCCCTGTAGGTTAAGGGGAACAAGGGCCTCCCTTGGCCCTTCCCCACTTGGGGTGGCTATGGCAAGtggggaatgtgtgtgtgtgtgtgtgtgtgtgtgtgtgtgtgtgtgtgtgtgtgtgtgtgtgtgatgcgtGCTTCAATGAGTCTCCCACATACCAAGGGGGACCTAAGTCCTGGATATGGGTAGTCTTTGCAAAAGCAGGAAGCTGGCAAGGCATGACTACCCTCTTGCCAGCCCCCAGCAGAGCCTCTACTCtatccactcccccaccccaaaagTTACCTCGCACAAGTGACGGCTCTCCATCTTGTACGCATCCTCTCAAACACAGGTGTGTTTCCAGGCACCCAAGATGAGGATGAGATTTCTCCTCCACAGCACGCTATCGGGGGTGACAGGGAGGAgggccttctctccttccctcccactctccctaacCTTCCTGGGAACAGAAGGCGTTCTAGAGATAATGCCCTTCCCCCGGTGCCTCTGCAGGGCCCTAGGTGTTGCAGGTTCTTCAGTTGACCTCTGTGTACGTGGGCCCCTGACTATAAGACCATACTTAAGAGGTGGAACCTAAGATAACCAATGAAAACTCATCACCTCTCCTGAAGCAGCTGTGGATGGAGAACAAATGACAAACCCGTTCACAGAAAAGCCGATGAGCTGCCATTCTTCAGGAGCTACGTGCCTCGTGGTCCACAGCACCAAAACCCACAGGAAGGACTCACACCCCTGACCTCATCAGTAGGGAGCTGTTGGGGGAGAGTTCAAGAGCTCAACCCCTGAAATGCCCTTTCTGGCCGGGCTCCCCTCTGcgtccaccccctgccccccacccctgccaccggTTCCCTCTACTCCCCGCCCTGTAAGCATACACAGTGCCCGGCTCGCAGCCGCTCAGCGGGCAATCTCTAGCCCTCTAGAGTCTCTCGCCCTTTGATTCACTGCCATCCCTGCTTGCCTGTCCTCAGCCTCGGGCAATAGCCTCTCTTCACTCTGTTCCCACCTCTGGCTTGCTAGGAAATGTCAGGGAATGTCACAGTCATGCCGATGAGTCCATGACAGAGATGTGTTTGCTGATATCACTGGTGCCACATGGCTACCCAGCAACCCTTTTGATTCTCCTCTGTTTGTCCCTGATTCCATTCCCCAAACCTCTCAATCCTTCTCCAGCCACCACCCCTCACACAACAACACCATGTTCTGATCTCttccatttaaaaacaacaacaggggacttccctggtggcgcggtggttaagaatccgcctgccaatgcagaggacacgggttcgagccctggtctgggaagatcccacatgccacggagcaactaagcccgtgtgccacaactaccgagcccacaagccacaactgctgaagcccgcacgcctagcgcccatgctccgcaacaagagaagccaccgcaatgagaagcccatgccccacaacgaagagtagccaccgatctctgcaactagagaaagcccgcgcacagcaacgaagacccaatgcagccaaaaataaataaatacataagtataaatttataaaaacagcaacagcaaaccaaacaaacaaaaacccttctGTGATCCTGCTGCTGCCTCTAGATATTGGCTTTGCCACCAGACTCCGGAGGGAATAGATTTACCCTTCCGACTTTCTTCTCACCATCTCCATCTTTAATCTCGCAATTCGGCGTCTCTCAGCTGCTCTCACCAAGGTGGCCTGTGACTCCCTGATTACCAGAGAGGTGGTAATCAGGGAGGAGACCCCCacccaagtctcctctctgctctcctgGGACACCTGACACTGCGGGTCAGCTGCCTCCTTGAGACTCTTTTCTCTTGGCTTTTCACGCACTATTGTCTTGACACTCTTTAAATCTGTTTAAATCAAATTATGGAGTACATTATCCTGTGCCCAGCATTGTGCTAAAATGCtgcagggatgcaaagatgaataCATGGTGGAGGCTGCCCTCACGATGCTACCTGCTTAAAAGGGAGGCAGACACAGCAGCCCTTGTCCTGCCCATCCTCCAAGAACGGCGTCAGGTCCCACGCGGAAGCACTTACTGTGTCCTAGGCGCTGGGAGTACAGCGTGGTCTTCAGGCGCCACTTCCTGCCCTATGGGGCCCACGGCCCAGCAGGCCAGCAGGGCCCTCGCCCAACTGGATGCGATCACTCCCTCCTTCTTGACTTAAATAGTATTTTGCCTGCGTCTTTCTGCACTTAATCAAATTCTGCTTTGGATTCTAGCATTTGGCagggggtggagatggggggatgggggggctgGTCCCTCTTCCTGGATTTTGTTCAACACACTAATTGAACACCTTGTTTGGACTTAAGCTTGAGCCTGAGCTGGGTGCTGGACAGGGAGATGGGGAAGACTCAGAATCTGCCCCCAAGAAGCTCACAGTACGTAGCGTGGGACGTACCTTCCTTCTCCCTGTATCCCGTTTAGCCCCTTGCTAGGTGCCTCACAGTACAGCCTCTGGATGGAGACAGCCCAGAGGCCCTCTCCTTTCTATCTAGTTAGGCTGGCGGTGGGGCCTGCAGCTGCCCCTGGCCACACCTAGGCAGCTGTCTCTGCCAGAAGAGACTGGACCCCTCAGGGTGGACGTGTTCCCCCCAACTTGGGTCAGGTGACTCAGGGACTTTCGGCAGAGCCTGGCTCGCCCCACCCACAAGCAGGTCCTGTCGCTCCTGCACCTACACTCCCAGCTCCCCCTCTTCTGGTGGCTCTGCACTTGTCACTATCTCCCGGTGCACATCACGTGAGCATGCTTTTGTTTCTTATCGGCTCAGGTAAGCTCGCTCTCTTCCCAGAGAGATTGCAGGCTCTGTAAGGGCAGAAGCCAAGTCAGGCCTTGGACTTCTTTCCTTAGGCTCTCCGACACCAGTTAGCACGGTGCTGGGCAGGTAATTAggtctttaaaatatttgtcaactGATTGACATCACCATCGTTTGTTAACTTCCTTCGCTTAGGGCACTGTCTCCAGGAGGTCCTGGTAAAATATCCCCGTATTACCTGGGAGCAATTAGCCCATTGATCTACCCAGTGGCTCTTCACTAGGGCGTCCTGACACGCCAGACATCAGTCATCAGCCAGACATCAGTCATCTGTGATTACTGATCGCCGCTGCCTCAGCCAAGCATCTTACCTTCATTGTTTCTCTTACCCTTTCCAACATTCTTATAAAGGTATTGAttattcccgttttacagatggggaaactggagAATAGAGAGCTTTAAAtcatttgttcaaggtcactcagctggtaGGTTATGGACCTGGGATTTGATCTTAGGTCATCCCTCAAACAGCATCTGTCCCATTTGCTTGCAGTCCAATatgagtttctctctctccccctaatTGGCTGTTTTATGTTGGAGAGAAAAGTGTAGAGTCACAGCTGAGACTTGATACTTGGCCTCAGTCTGTTGGCCTCCCTGGGAGATGAAGGGTATCGAGAAGGTGAGGGTCACTGCTGAGGGAATCCGACAGCCGGCCACAGGTGGGGGTCCTGGGGAAGCTGAGGGCTAAATGCGCGGGGCTCGGAGAGAGCACCGGAGGGCAGACAGACAGCTGTGCAGGGGGACAGACCCGTAAGACCACTAAAGTCAGCCGGAGGAGTAAGGTAGACGAGCAAAGGCTGGGAGGAGGAAGGTAAGCGACAGACAGATATTTGGGAGAACTAGAGGAGGGGGTAGGTGGAGGGCCAGGAGCGGAGTCTGCTGTGCGCATGTCTTCCCGGTGGACACAGGGGAGAGAGCCTCTTCCCCAGCTCTTGGCATCTCCTGAGCTAACCCTTGGGCTTCCGGCCCTCCACCAGCAggtgtggcggggtggggggtgggggtggtgggtggaggcgGGAAGGCCCGGAGAGCAAGGAGGAGAGCCAGGGGGCGGGGCAAGGCCGAGCAAAGAGATGAAGTTCTGGGGCAagcattttatttgttaataCAAGAATAGAAATTCTGCAATAAATATCATCTAATAAATAACatctccaaataaataaatattaatacaacAAACTTAGAGTCAtgagtgggtggggctggggggcagggcctgggggagcTGCCCCCCCGCACCCCGAAATGCTACTGCAATGTAAACTTTCAGGAAGTTCTGTGGCTGTGGCCATGGCTGCCCTCCCCAGCCTGGGCAACCCACAGATACCCTGGGAAAGGGGGCGGAGAGGAGGCACCCTGGGGCTGGCAGGAAAATTCAAGGCAATGTCCTTTTGGTTGCCACCCTGTGCCACCGACTGCCTTGGGGACCCCTGGGTCCAGTCTGTCCCTGCCCCTCTGCTTTCAGTATTACCTCCAATGCAGATCCCACCTCTTCCATTTTTGATCCCATCTCTTCCTGTTTGGACTTGCCACTGTGTTTGTTTCCTGAATTGGATGTGTTGAGTTATTTGGGGGTAGGGGAGCAACACCCATCTAAGGAGAGAAGGGCAGCCAAAGGGCTTCACCCCAGAAAGGCACGTGCGATGGtggccccctccctgccctccaggcaCGCTTCCTGGCAGTGCCACTTGAGGGGCTGGGTGGGCACTGGCAAGTGGTGGGCAGGGAGCAGGAAGCTGTGAGAGCCTTGCACCAACTTGAACCATTGTGGGCTCCCTTGAGCATCACGTCCTGTGGAAATGGGATGGGGCCTATTGCACCTCTTCCCCAGACCCGTAGGACttagggaagcggggaggggatGGGCCTTATTGCATCACACCCTCCTCCCAGTCCAGGGAGGGCTAGAGGCTCATGGCTTCTGTCTCCTGGCTCAACAAGTGTTGGGGTACGCGTTTCTCCCTCCCAGAGTGGGAGCAGGGcttgaagggggaggggaaagagacgGTGGTAAAGGTCAGGGATCAGAAGCCATGGGCCTCCAGGTGCAGGGTGACCGCGGCTGCCGGAGGCTGCATCTTCTTCTTGAGCCGGTTGAAGTCCTTGGCCGAGCGCCACAGCCAGGTCTGCAGCTCCTTCAGCAGCCAGAAGTCATCCATCTTCTGGAGGAAGTCActgtgggcagggccaggggtcCAGGTGGGCTCAGTCCCGGGCAGAGGCTGGGGCAGCGGGTAGCCCAGAGCTGCCATGACGCCCGCGATGCTGCCCAGCAGGCCCTGGAGGCTGGTGCAGAAGTGGGCCAGGCTGCGGCGCAGCTCGGCCGTGGCGGCCTGGCGGTTGAGGCCACGCAAGTAGCACAGGAGGTGGCTGTAGGCCTCGTAGTTCTGGGTCAGCCGCAGTCTGTCGTTGAGGCTTCGCCACACCTCCAGGTTGACAGTGGCCCTGGGCAGAGTCTCCGCCCCCAGCCGAGGTGGGTTGAAGTCAGGCTCGTTGAAAGGGGGGCCCAGGTAGTTCAGCTGTGAAAAGGAGAGGgcgatggggagggaggggggcggaGAAGCCAGctcgcctgcctgcctgcccggaGATACCTGCCCCCAAAGCTGCTATTTCCTGTGTCCCCTGACACCGGCCCCACCTCCGCACTAGGCCTCTCTGTTTGTGGGCCTCCCCTAAGTTTCTCCAGGGATGTCATTTGCATGGAGGTGACAGTTGAAGCAATGGGGGTGATGAGATCTCCTATGGAGAAGTGCAGAAAGAGAATAACACGCAGGAGAAACTCAGGAAGGACGCGCTGATTGGCTGAGAGTACCAGCCTTGGGAGAGCGCCCACTGTGGGGGCGggacagagaggaagaggagccaCGAGGACCCAGGAGGCCAGGCCGCAGAGGTGAAGGTAGACCA is a window of Eschrichtius robustus isolate mEscRob2 chromosome 11, mEscRob2.pri, whole genome shotgun sequence DNA encoding:
- the POLD4 gene encoding DNA polymerase delta subunit 4 gives rise to the protein MGRKRLITDSYPVVKRREGSAGHSKGELAPELGEEPQPLSVDEAEMELLRQFDLAWQYGPCTGITRLQRWHRAEQMGLKPPQEVRQVLQTHPGDPRFQCSLWHLYPL
- the CLCF1 gene encoding cardiotrophin-like cytokine factor 1 isoform X2, giving the protein MDLRAGDSWGMLACLCAVLWHLPAVPALNRTGDPGPGPSIQKTYDLTRYLEHQLRSLAGTYLNYLGPPFNEPDFNPPRLGAETLPRATVNLEVWRSLNDRLRLTQNYEAYSHLLCYLRGLNRQAATAELRRSLAHFCTSLQGLLGSIAGVMAALGYPLPQPLPGTEPTWTPGPAHSDFLQKMDDFWLLKELQTWLWRSAKDFNRLKKKMQPPAAAVTLHLEAHGF
- the CLCF1 gene encoding cardiotrophin-like cytokine factor 1 isoform X1 yields the protein MLACLCAVLWHLPAVPALNRTGDPGPGPSIQKTYDLTRYLEHQLRSLAGTYLNYLGPPFNEPDFNPPRLGAETLPRATVNLEVWRSLNDRLRLTQNYEAYSHLLCYLRGLNRQAATAELRRSLAHFCTSLQGLLGSIAGVMAALGYPLPQPLPGTEPTWTPGPAHSDFLQKMDDFWLLKELQTWLWRSAKDFNRLKKKMQPPAAAVTLHLEAHGF